A single Acropora palmata chromosome 5, jaAcrPala1.3, whole genome shotgun sequence DNA region contains:
- the LOC141882081 gene encoding transmembrane protein 45B-like — protein sequence MGGFRGHVIPGTVFMLFSVWWFVAEIFQKGRRNGRIIIERRTSSKQRKDGTKMNPYLPLWYSCHGDKLSRIPMEPLVKVILALGGVLVELPFAQSATLFDENGGFLSANLPNYQHAMMYCFFGLTGIVELVIWYDILPLPPRIDYLAMAFAFWMEGFLFSIHLHGRDELNARLHSILYVIIFITAVIFTLATFCDQVLPLLSLVKIYLLSLQGTWFFQIAFVLYGSNPWKNTHSNVEFVAIAFALHALVLFLVQLIAHTICRDLWNKKNCQIKGTLTDGSCDEE from the coding sequence ATGGGAGGGTTTAGAGGGCACGTTATACCGGGTACAGTTTTTATGCTTTTCTCGGTGTGGTGGTTCGTTGCAGAAATTTTTCAGAAAGGCCGCAGAAATGGAAGAATAATTATCGAACGAAGGACCAgttcaaagcaaagaaaagatgGAACGAAGATGAATCCCTATTTACCTTTATGGTATTCATGTCATGGTGACAAGCTTTCTAGAATTCCCATGGAACCTTTGGTTAAAGTCATTTTAGCACTGGGTGGAGTTTTGGTGGAACTTCCATTTGCCCAGTCAGCTACTCTGTTTGACGAGAATGGAGGCTTCTTATCCGCGAACCTGCCCAATTACCAACACGCAATGATGTATTGTTTCTTTGGTCTGACAGGTATTGTGGAACTTGTGATATGGTACGATATATTGCCTCTTCCTCCAAGAATCGACTATTTGGCGATGGCCTTTGCCTTCTGGATGgaaggatttttgttttctatccATCTACACGGTCGTGATGAGCTCAACGCACGCTTACACAGTATTCTTTACGTGATCATCTTTATCACTGCCGTCATTTTCACCCTGGCCACATTCTGCGATCAAGTTCTTCCCCTATTAAGCTTAGTAAAAATTTATTTACTCAGCTTGCAAGGCACTTGGTTTTTTCAAATTGCGTTTGTCCTTTACGGTTCCAATCCTTGGAAAAACACTCATAGTAATGTAGAGTTTGTAGCAATAGCTTTTGCCTTGCACGCCCTAGTGCTGTTCCTCGTTCAGTTGATTGCCCACACAATTTGTCGGGATTTGTGGaacaagaaaaactgtcaGATCAAGGGAACTCTCACTGATGGCAGCTGCGACGAAGAATAA